From the Marivivens sp. LCG002 genome, the window AGAGCATCCTGCCGCTCGACTCCATCCCCAAAGCCATGATCGAGGCAATATCGGCAACGCCCGTGCGCTCGAACCCCAGTCTTACCTAAGCAAGAGGAAACCACCATGTCTCAAGCAGCAGAATTCAGCGACGACACGATGAAGGGCGCGTCTGCCCGTGCCATGGATGGCGCGTTCGCAGACAGCGACAATGTCGATGATATGTATCTCACATTTGCGCTCGCCAACGAAGAATACGGCGTCGGCATCGGCGTTGTGACGGAAATCGTCGGTATGCAGCGGATCATGTCCGTGCCTGATATGCCCCATTATATCAAAGGCGTGATCAACCTGCGCGGCAAGGTCATTCCGCTTATGGACGCTCGTTTGCGTTTCGGCATGCCCGAGCGCGCTTATGACGACCGCACCGTTGTCATCGTGATGGATGTGGCGGACGCGCTGATCGGTCTGATCGTAGACGGCGTGAGCGAAGTGCTCGAAATCCCGCCAGCGAATGTCGACAGCAACAGCCAGTTCGGCAAAGGCGGTAAGTCGGTCATCTCGGGGATCGGCAAGTCGGGCGAGCGGGTCTCGATCCTTCTGGATACGAGCGTGCTGGTCTCCGACAGCGACATCAACCTGCCAAAAGATATCGCAGCGGCCTAATGCCGAGAATGGCCCATGACCCGAACCCCGTGCACAGGAAAATGCAGGGATCAGGTGGGATCACCTGCCTCTTTTCTTGGACTGAACGGGTTCTGACGGTCGGGGAAGGCCAAAAAAACGCGATCCGTTCCAAGATTTTTGGGCCGGTAATTACAAAGCGAACGCAACTGCCGTTCTTGATGAATGAAGAAGCGATCCGAAGACACCAAGAGAAGGACCAATTGAATGCCCAAACCGCAAAAGCCCCGCGCGGGGTCGAGTGGCCAAGCCGAAAATGATCCGATCGACAGGATCGTCAAAGAA encodes:
- a CDS encoding chemotaxis protein CheW gives rise to the protein MSQAAEFSDDTMKGASARAMDGAFADSDNVDDMYLTFALANEEYGVGIGVVTEIVGMQRIMSVPDMPHYIKGVINLRGKVIPLMDARLRFGMPERAYDDRTVVIVMDVADALIGLIVDGVSEVLEIPPANVDSNSQFGKGGKSVISGIGKSGERVSILLDTSVLVSDSDINLPKDIAAA